The genomic segment ACCGCCGGGGATTCCCGGTCCGCCGAGTTGATCGTATTCGATGCCATAGAGCGCGAGGTTCCCTTGCGCCAGCGATCCCGTCACTCGAGGCGTCGCGTCAAAACCGCCATACACATAACCGCTGCTGGCATAAGCAGAATTCGCACTATAAACCGCGCCATTCGTGGAGAAAAGCGCTTGCGCCGAAGAAATATCCGGTGCGGCCGCCCACACGCCATACGCCGGCTGGCCACCCTGGAAAACACCATCGTCGTCGCCGACATAAACCGTATCATCCGGCCCGACGGAAATTCGATTTGGCCCAATCGAGGAAGCACCAAAGATCATCCCGCCGAGTCTGGCCGTATTGGTTTGGCCCACTGCATCGCTCAAATCGGCATTCATCATATAAATGCCTTTGTTCACCGCCCGCGTGTGGCCGCCCCCCGTCGTGGGATAGGTGATGGTGGAACTTCCCGAATTGGCAACGTAAATGCGCCCGAAATTGCCGGTGCTCGGGTTGCAATTCACCGCCACGCCGCGACCGTCAAAAAATACAACTTCCGGATTGCTATTGGTGCTTAAAAGATGAAATTTTCCATTGCCCTGGCTGAAAACATTGACGGCATAGCTGCTGTAAGTGCTGGAATTGAAAGTCAAAGGAAAGGTATGGATGCCCTGAGTCAGCGCTCCCAAATCATTGGTGGCAGCGCCGCCGGCGTAAACGATCGAGACGTCCGTTGCGTTTTCGTTCAATACAAAACTGACCTGGCCGCCGGCGAGATTGGTGATGCCGGATGCGTAGGGGTTCGCTTTGGCTAATGAAATGAATGACAGAACGGCAAGAGCCGAGCAGCAACCTCGCAGCAAGGCATAATTGAATAGTGGTTTCTTCATAGCATGGTTTGGTTTCAGCCGACGGGTCGATGATTTGATTTGCGTTGCACAATCGCGATTAAAAAAAATGAATCGCCTGCTCATCTGTTCAGAATGGTTGAGTCTTGACGATTTCAACTGGAATGGCAACAACAAAATCCACTTTTTTTAATCAAATAAGTTCTTCGGCGTTCCCCTTGCGGTAACTTAACCTAAACTTATTAGACGAGATAACCTGAAACTCATCGTTTCTAGTTATAAAAACCCAAGTAACCGCTAACCACAAAAAAACCACGCATTCACAGCCATTGTATGAACGAGTTACTTGGGCACAATTCAACCCCCGTCAACACCAGCTAATCCCGAGATACTCCCCGTGTGACTCCTTTTCTTCTTCAAAAATGCTTTTACATCGCCCGCAAAACCCACGCGGCAGTGCCGCAAAAATCCGCCGTTTCAGTGCGCGAATTTACAACCGATCCGGCAGATGATATACGCATACGTAATATATTTCAGGCGACCAAAAATGGCCTTCAGCGGGTGGAAACATTTGAAAAAAAGACCGCGCACTGGCGCGGCCTTCAAGAAACTTTCGATTAAAGCGCGAATCTTCCAGCGCTTATGGCAGGTCAGTCCGGCCCATCAGATAGCGATCGCATTCTCGGGCAGCGGCGCGGCCTTCATTGAAAGCCCAGACCACCAGGCTCTGCCCACGGCGGGCATCGCCCGCGGCGAACACGCCCTTGACGTTGGTCGCGAACTTGCCGAACTCGGCCTGCGCATTGGAACGCCCGTCGCGCTCAACGCCGAGTTGCTCCAGCAACGGCTGTTCCGGTCCGAGAAATCCCATCGCCAGCAACACGAGTTGCGCCGGCAGGACTTTTTGCGTTCCTTCGACTTCCTTTGGCACGAACTGGCCCTTCTCGTTCTTCTGCCATTCGATCTGCACGACGTGAATCTCCTTCACCTGGCCGTGCTCATCGCCCACAAATTTCGTCGCCGTGGTCAAATACGTGCGCGGGTCCGCGCCGAAACGTGCCGCCGCTTCTTCCTGGCCGTAATCCAATTTATAAACCTTCGGCCATTCGGGCCACGGATTATCCTTCGCGCGTTCCAGCGCGGGCTTCGGCAAAATCTCCAACTGCACCAAGCTCGAGCACTCGTGCCGCATGGATGTGCCCACACAATCGGTCCCGGTATCGCCGCCGCCGATGACCACGACATGTTTATTCTTCGCCGAGATAAATCCGCCGTTCTGCTGCTGATCGAGCAGGGCCTTGGTATTGCCGTGGAGAAATTCCATCGCAAAATGGATGCCCTTGAGGTTGCGTCCCTCAATTTGCAAATCACGCGGCTTGGTCGCGCCGGTGCAAAGAACGATCGCGTCAAACTCCGCGCGCAATTTCTCCACCGGATAATTCTTGCCGACTTCTGTTTTGGTAAGAAAGGTTACGCCTTCCTTTGCCAATAAATCCACGCGGCGTTGCACCAGTTCCTTGTCGAGCTTCATGTTCGGAATGCCGTACATCAGCAACCCGCCGATGCGATCCGCCCGCTCAAAAACCGTCACCCAATGTCCCGCCTTGTTCAACTGCGCCGCCGCGCAAAGTCCCGCCGGACCCGACCCGATCACTGCGACTTTTTTACCCGTGCGCGAAGCCGGCGCCTCGGGCGTGATCCAGCCTTCGTCCCAGCCTTTGTCCGCGATAGAACATTCGATGTTCTTGATCGTGACCGGCGGCTCGCTGATGCCCAGCACGCACGAACCTTCGCATGGTGCGGGGCAGACGCGGCCGGTGAACTCGGGAAAATTATTCGTCTTGTGAAGCCGTTCGAGCGCTTCCTTCCACAGGCCGCGATAAACCAAATCGTTCCACTCCGGGATCAGGTTGTTGATCGGGCAGCCCGACGCCATGCCGCTGATGAGCGTGCCGGTATGGCAGAATGGAATGCCACAATCCATGCAGCGCGCGCCCTGCTCCTGAAGTTTTTTCTCGTCCAGATGCAGATGAAATTCATTCCAATCCTTGATCCGCTCGATGGCCGAACGGTCCAGGGGCAATTCACGCAAATATTCTTTGAATCCTGTCGGTTTTCCCATTTCTTTTCCTGGCTTATCTGAAGCTAAAATTGTTTAACTGCCGCCCACGCGCGCCACGTCCCGCGCATTGTCCTCGAACGCCGCCATCAACGCCGCCTCGCCGCTCAAGCCGGACGCCTTCGCTTTTTTGATGGCCTGCAACATCCGCTTGTAATCGTTCGGCAATACCTTCACGAATTTCGGCGCAAAAGTTTCCCACGCATCCAAAACTTTCTTGGCGCGCGCGCTCTTGGTGTATTTGAAATGCCGCTCGATCATCTGGCGAACTTCTTCACGTTCTTCCGCATCGTCCAACCGCTCCAGGCCCACGCCCTGCCCGTTGCAACGCGTCACAAAATCGCCGTCTTCATCAAGCACATAAGCCTCGCCGCCGGACATGCCCGCCGCGAAATTCCGGCCCGTCGTGCCCAACACCACCACGCGTCCGCCGGTCATGTATTCGCAACCGTGATCGCCCACGCCTTCGATGACCGCATTCACGCCGCTGTTGCGAACGCCAAACCGCTCGCCCGCGATTCCGCTGATGTAAGCTTCGCCGCTCGTCGCGCCGTAAAGCGCCACGTTGCCGATGATGATATTTTCTCCCGGCACGAACGTCGAGGTCGCATGCGGATAAACGATGATCTTGCCGCCGGACAAACCTTTGCCGACGTAATCATTCGCATCGCCTTCCAGCGTGATCGTGATTCCCGGCGGAGCGAATGCTCCCAAACTTTGGCCCGCCGAACCTTTGAAGTTCAGCTTCACGGTATCCTCGGGCAAACCATTCACACCATGACGCCGCGTGAGTTCGCTGCCGAGAATGGTTCCCACCACGCGATTCACATTGCGAATCGGCAAATTCACTTCCACCGGTTTGCCGTGTTCCAGCGCGGGCGCGCACAGCTTGAGCAAATCGGTATTGTCCAGCGCCTT from the Verrucomicrobiia bacterium genome contains:
- a CDS encoding glutamate synthase subunit beta; protein product: MGKPTGFKEYLRELPLDRSAIERIKDWNEFHLHLDEKKLQEQGARCMDCGIPFCHTGTLISGMASGCPINNLIPEWNDLVYRGLWKEALERLHKTNNFPEFTGRVCPAPCEGSCVLGISEPPVTIKNIECSIADKGWDEGWITPEAPASRTGKKVAVIGSGPAGLCAAAQLNKAGHWVTVFERADRIGGLLMYGIPNMKLDKELVQRRVDLLAKEGVTFLTKTEVGKNYPVEKLRAEFDAIVLCTGATKPRDLQIEGRNLKGIHFAMEFLHGNTKALLDQQQNGGFISAKNKHVVVIGGGDTGTDCVGTSMRHECSSLVQLEILPKPALERAKDNPWPEWPKVYKLDYGQEEAAARFGADPRTYLTTATKFVGDEHGQVKEIHVVQIEWQKNEKGQFVPKEVEGTQKVLPAQLVLLAMGFLGPEQPLLEQLGVERDGRSNAQAEFGKFATNVKGVFAAGDARRGQSLVVWAFNEGRAAARECDRYLMGRTDLP